AGCCGTTGGAGCCTGAACGGTTAGCTTCCGTGGCCGAGATCGTCTTCCTGGCCTTGCCACATACGGCATCCGCCGCTCCAGTCTCCTCCCTTCTTGATGCGGGGTGCCGGGTTATCGATCTCAGCGCGGACTTTCGTCTGAAGGACTCCAAGACCTACGAACACTGGTATCAGGCGACTCACGCTGCTCCGCACCTCCTCGGCGAAGCCGTCTATGGGCTCCCGGAGCTTTATCGGGAGGCCATCCGGCAGACCCGTCTCGCGGCCGTGCCGGGTTGTTATCCAACGGGCGCTCTCCTGGGCCTGCTCCCTCTGATGCGTGCGGGACGCATTGACCCGGATTCGATCATTGTGAATGCGGCCTCGGGAACCTCCGGAGCTGGGCGGAAACTCGACTTGCCGCTTCACTTCTCCGAGGCCAACGAAAACTTCAAGGCCTATGCGGTAGCCTCCCACCGCCATACCCCTGAAATAGAGCAAGAGCTTTCCCGGGTGGCGGGAAAAGAGATCGCAATCTCTTTTGTCCCGCATCTGTCCCCCATGACCCGAGGAATCTTGAGCACGATTTACGCCACGCTCATCTCCCTTGTGGAGGTGGAGACGTTGCATGATCTCTTCGTCCAAGCGTACAAGGGAGAACCCTTCCTTCGGGTCCTTCCCCCTGGGAGTTTCCCTGAGACGAAGCAGGTTTGGGGCTCTAATTATTGCGATGTCGGGCTCACCGTGGATTCGCGAACTGGCAGGGCCATCGTCATCACGGCGATCGACAACTTGGTCAAGGGGGCGGCAGGGCAGGCGATTCAGGTGATGAATCTCATGGCTGGCTTCGAGGAGACTCTCGGACTGGCGGCTCCTCCCCTCTTTCCTTAGACGTAATCCGATGACAGAGGAATTTCGAAATTCGACATTCGAAATTCGAATTTACCCTGTGAACTATGAACTATGAACCGTGAACATTTCAAAGAGCTCCAAGGGGGGATTACGGCTGTCCGTGGGGTGCGGGCCGCGGGTGTCCATTGCGGGATTAAAAAGGCAAAGCC
The window above is part of the Candidatus Methylomirabilota bacterium genome. Proteins encoded here:
- the argC gene encoding N-acetyl-gamma-glutamyl-phosphate reductase — its product is MKRKVAVVGASGYAGAELLRLLVPHPGVELVAVTSETYTAKPVVAAFPSLTGFVDLSFEPLEPERLASVAEIVFLALPHTASAAPVSSLLDAGCRVIDLSADFRLKDSKTYEHWYQATHAAPHLLGEAVYGLPELYREAIRQTRLAAVPGCYPTGALLGLLPLMRAGRIDPDSIIVNAASGTSGAGRKLDLPLHFSEANENFKAYAVASHRHTPEIEQELSRVAGKEIAISFVPHLSPMTRGILSTIYATLISLVEVETLHDLFVQAYKGEPFLRVLPPGSFPETKQVWGSNYCDVGLTVDSRTGRAIVITAIDNLVKGAAGQAIQVMNLMAGFEETLGLAAPPLFP